The DNA segment catcatcgttctgGAGGATCTCAGGGGGAAGATGCTCATTAACGACCTGAAAGACTAGCTCGATTCCTACTCtggtaaaatgaaaataaaacctcGACTTCATGGAATTCTAGTTCACTGGCTTTGTTTAGATTTCCTTGTGATTGCAAGTTTCCTTCATAATTAACTTATGCTCATTGAATtccaccagagaccagagggGTTTGCTGTCAGTCTCCACCTGCAGAGGCTCTCAATATTCATCTCCCACATCCACATCCATTGCAAAGGTATTGTCCATGTTATTTCAAGTCATTTCTTCTATataatttgtgcattttgtgaATTTCTTTATGACTGAACAAAGTGAACTGCAGTAAAGGATACTACCATCATTATTAATAtgacaataaaaatgattaagCAATAGAGAGCCTTAAAGAAATCCCTGGCTAAGGAAATATCTGGCTTTTTTTACTGGTTAATGACCGATGTTGCTTCCAGTGATCAGCCCTAAAATCTTGATCAGAGCATCTATAACAAATCACTGCTATTGCTTTTTTGAAGGTGCAAAATTTGGCTTCCACATGACCATGTTGGACCTGTTGGAGAAGATAAAGAAGCAAGATCCAGGTACAGAGTGGCAACACAAGGAAAATAATGTGCAAACCATTCTTTTAAAGGATTTTAGTGCTATTTCTTTCACACAAGATTGTCTCTAGTGAATATAACCTGTGAGATGTTTCAAAAGGTTTATGTTTTATACTGAAAAtggccaaaaaaataaatgaaaatgaaaagatatgtttatttttctatgtGTGTGGTCAAAACTTCATATATTTCTCTAAAATCTACCATACACTGTATTTTTTGGCACTAATATGTATATCTGATGAAACACGAATCACCAGTgagtgggatcaataaagttctTATCTTGGTCTTCTCAGAAGATTTGATCTGTTGTTTTTGGTGCCTCTTCCCCACTATAGAGGTTGGTCAGGAATAAATGGAAGAAACATTGATGACATATTCCACAAATCTGGGGTGCACTGAGAGTCCCCTTTCTCTTTCCACCgctttcttcctgttgaagacGAGGGCAAAGATCACAGGTGTCTCCTCCATCGTTGCTCCCTCTGGTTTCCTGCCTCgacgtgcttgtgtgtgtgtgtgtgtgtgtgttctcttccttcttcctcttttcaacaaaacctaaaaatggCCCTTGTGTGCAAATCGGTTCCAGAGAAATCAGAACAAAGCCCAACTTCTGTAACGCAGCTATTTTGACTTTTAAATACTCATCTTTGTTTAAAACCCAAACTGGAAATATAAAcccaataaataaatgaaataaatccagACATGGAAGAGAAAACTCAGGTAAAAAGTTGTGCGCATATTTAGATGGCTCTCGAAGGTTCATATctatctcttgctctctctctctctctctctccgtgtctctccctctctctccctcgttCAGTCAGGATATAGGTGTTGTCCAGTGCAAAGGAAGGAAATTCTGTCACTTAAAACAATGGGCCCTGTTTCTCTATCTATAGACCCAGAATGAAGCAGAGCGAAGGAAAGAGCAGATCCCGTCCGGGTTGGAGAAAAGACTGCTTCAGTTAGACAACGATAGGTTTCAAAAACCAGTCGAGAAGGATGTAGATGTATGACAAGTTCAGGCATTTCGACGATGGAATTCTATTTTTTGGGAAAAGGGAACATTTTCAGTTAGATAGTTTAAAGCTGCCTGGTTGAATCTCGGCGTAGAACCATCATAAACGAGAGGAATCAGAAGTGACTGTGGGTAAGATTTTAGAATCATATTCATTTTTTACTATTTTATATGAGTATCTGTTTTTAAGTTCATTAGACATTCTATTTCTAGGGCTCCACACATTGAAACTAGCTTTAAACGACTCATTATCCCTCGGGCTTAAATTTTTGTAAACGCTTTGTTCTCGTAGTGATTTGCCGTGGTTGTTTTAGGCCTTTAAATATGAGCAGAAGGACAGATGCTCCTCAATCGGGATGATAATGTAAACACAGCGAAACAACCGGGAACTCCACAGCCGCTGGATCTGAGCCCCCTAAAGATGCTTCCTGTTTGACTGCCTGGAATTAATGCCAGGATTTTCACAGGCTGATTGGAGTGTTTTGGcgtgcttcctgtttgttttcgCCGTATTGACAGCTCGTTGAACATTTCCTGTTGATATTTTTTGGGTGGTGACATCATGCCATTGTTATATTGTTTTCCATCCTCATCATGGAACCCCTCGTCCCCTCGCTACAGACTGTCTTGATATGCATTTACCGATTATGTATGTCTTTGCACCTGTCTTTGTCCCCGTGTCAGATGGAGGGGTCTGGGAGTCCTCGCTCCAGAAAGCTTCATTTCCCAGTGGGTCTGTGGATCAACTCTCCCAGGAAACACTTCGCTAAGCTAGGCGGCCGTTGGCCAAGCGCTATCTCTGTGAAGTCAGTCTCTAAAGCAACCTTATATTTTTTATTGCTATCTCTCCTGATTTGTTCTGAGCTCAGGCGCCATTTCACCTTGGTCATGCTAAATACGGATTCTGTGATAAAACTGTTGAAGAGAGAGTTGTCGCATTCGTGTCTCCTTATCTTGCTTCCACTGCCATCAGCATCCGTCCAACTGCAACCTTTCCCCCATTTTATTTTAGTCCTAGTTGTTTATCCTTGTCATAATTCGCAGCTGACTGGTCCCTtcctttctccttcctctctcgtCCATCTGTCCCACTCTCCTCTGTTGTTCCCAGGTCGACCACCAGCTCTGACGCGGCTTCCCTCCACGAGGCCCCGTCCGctccttcctcttccctttCTAATTCTACTCCCTCGCTGGCTTCCCCGAtcccgtctccgtctccgtccccggCCTTTCTCAGGCCGCGGCCCGCCGGGCCCCAGTCCCGCGCGAAGCGTCTTTCCCACCTCTTCCTGCGGGGGCGCTCCAACAGCGACCGGGACAGGGCAGTTggggagcgggagagggaggTGTGGGCCCATTCTGCTGCACCGTCCACCCATCACTACCTGCCCCCAGCCTCTTCCTCCGCTCCAGGCCTGATAAAGATCTATGGGGATGCTTTGTCAAGCGGGGCTAACTACCGCTCCCTGCTGGCCAGTGTTCACTCTACAGCCAGATATCTCATCGCGCAGGTCATCACTCGGTACATTGAGAGGGAGCGAGACGAGGCGGATGACGCAGGTATCGAAGAGGGAAGAATTCTCTCATTTGAAAGTCTGCTGTGACCCATTACTGGGAATTGTTTTctcaatttttctttttaaacctgACGGGAATGACTTAATACAAAATAATCTGCAGTGTTATGGAAAAAGAATGAtcacccctccccctctcttccatTACTTTGTAGTTGTCCAGAAATACAGCCCAGaggacttcctgttgtgtgATGTCATCGGAAAGCCCATCCTGCAGCCAGATGGAGCTATCAAATGGGAGACAGAGTGCCGGAGAAGTGTTGCCCCATGGGAATGTCCTTTGCTGTTGGTGGACATGTGGCGGCCTAAAGATGGATTCGAGCGGCGCTTTGAAATCCAAAGGAAGGAAGATTATGAGCgagaagagagagacagggaaaaggagtgggagagggaagaagagaactGGCAAGGTCAGTTTAAGACTTTTTCAGATGCAGATTTTCCACCATGCAGAAGCAGACTGATCGGGCCCGTACGCATCAACAGGCGTACGCTGGCGGCGCAGCAGGATGTCCTCAGGAGGcgggcaggaggaggctgagcgGGGTCACCGCGCTAGGAACAGTGAGCTCAGGAGGAGCATCAGCGACATGAACTTGAGTCTGCGGCGTCGCCAAGGAAACCACATGAGCAAAGACCCAAGTGGCCCTGGTAACCGGCCTAGCAACAACAATGGAGGggtgcaggacaggaagaaCATTGTGAGCATGATCAACCCGCAGCCAGGACAGGTACGGTGGCAGACATGTCCACAAGTCTCTGGTGGCAGGttctaaacccccccccccccccccatctccagaTCAGAGCACCGAAGGCCGAAGCAAAAGTCGGGTGGACGAACCAGCCGGTGGAGGACGAGAGGGACTgctccagctgtgacctggaagtgatgtcacagagcTTGATCCTTCCACCCACGGACCGGCCttacttcctgttgctgcagggTTACGACCAGAGCAAGGCGAGACACGCTGACAGATCCTATCGCACACCAATCCTGACAAACAGCACCCACACGCACAGATGTTTACACAGTCAACAAAGAGCAAACACACCGATGTGAATGTATGTAAACTAGAGGGCATGTAATAGAGATGAAGGCACACCCTGTAGGTGACATCATACCTGCATGTCCATAATCGCCACATACCATCAGGGTTTCCACCGCTCTGCCTCTCCCATTCAGCCTCCTGCACAAAACAGCTTCAGAGCAGCACAATACCTCAACAACCTATCCAACGAGAGGACAAAACCCCTCTGTGTGcatcgctcacacacacaatggcCTCAGTCAGGTCTGCATTGTAGCAAACTGTGACACACTTCAGACCTTATCACCCACTCCGCGTTCTAGTTCGCATCTCGCAGATGGAAGCTCGATATCAACCGTGGCACTTGAGCGATAACAGACCTCCCTGACTTTCCTCCGCTCTCCTCTGTTGTGCTTCAGGATTTTGTTTTGTACATCATGGTGgggcacacacacgtgtttggaCGAAAGCCCAcgatgagagagagggagaaggaccGGGAacgggagaggaaggggaagaggccCCTGAAGGTCGAGACGTTCCTCTCTGCTCCCGACCTCCTGACCAGACACCTGCTGGTCAGGAGAGACTCGGCTGTTCCTGGGACGCCCACTGGACAAGGTACTACCGCTTCCCATGAGAACCTACATCAACCTTGTGTTGCAGTCCTCCGAAAACTAATTTGCCTTTGCGTTAGCTTTGATTCGGCCCTTCAGAGGAGGCGCGGTCACGCACAACGGAGCGGCCATTTACAGGGAGGCGGTCCTCAGGCCCGGGGACGTGATCGGCATGGGGGaccatttcctcttcctgtacCGTGACCCCCGCGTGACTCCCGCTCCGCCGTTGGCCTTGACCCTGCCGTGGCAGGCAGACATCGCCACCACTTGCTGTCCCTCAGGGTTGGTGGACAGACAAGAAGCGCTGAGACAGTACCTGGGATCTACAGACGCGGTGCTGAAGTTCCATCCTCGTCACGCCGactctctgctgcaggtgaggcagaaaaggaaaatacatatttatcaGCGGTAATAGTCTCATAGACAAATCTGTATACCTCATGTACTTCCTAGGAGATAATCTCCAAAAATTCCTCTCCGGACTCTGGCGGAGGACCTTTAGCTCCTGCTTATCTCTTATCGCTCATGATCGATCACGCCTCCAAACACCTGGATCCCGCCCTCACACCACAGATACTGCTCAAGTCGGCCAATTTGATTAAAGAAATCGTCTGGGTAAGTAAAACAAGCAACAAAACCTAACTTGGAGATATGACGCATTCTGGAGATGCATCTCGGAGGTTTATCTGTGGAGTCCAAAACAAGCGGCGCTGTTTTGGGATACTCTTGCGTAACAGTGCGGCCACGGTCGAACGCATCAGGTAGACAGATTCATCCCGGGTTTTTGAAAACTTTGGGCAATTTGGAAGGAATGGTTAACCACAGCTGCCATCACAGAGCGTGACAGCCTATTAGTGTGCATGATATATAAATACATGCGTGCGGTTTCCATTTTCTAAACATTCTGACACGGGACAGAAATCTCACGACAGGAAACGCGGAGCCAGCGTCGCCGATTAGCTGGCGATTCGCGCGTCGCACACTCGAAGCCCAGCAGACATGTGTCCCTTGTTGTGGCCCGCCGGGTTGTGAACAGAAGCGAGGATGAGCTGATGTCACTGCCCTTCTGTTGGAAAATGTGCTGTAATTGTCCTGGCTGCAGGGCGAGACTCCGCTCCcgctcctccacccccacacCAACCCAAGatgtctctcttctcttctgtctccaaCTCTCTTTACAGGATAACATTAAGGAATTTGGGGATAAGCATCCCACGCAAAAGTAAGAACATTTTTTGTTCTACGTCATGTTTCCTCTGTTTAGAAATTTCCTGCTAGGTGATTCATGATACATTTGCGCCGGTGTCTGTTCTGTCCAAATTTTTGCAGTATGATAAAAGCATTGCAACACGGTGATGCTGGAAAATGGCTGGAATATCGCTGAGTAATGACAACTGTCTATTTATAATCCCGGAATGGCGTGTCTCTCTTTTACAACGTAGAGAAAACAATGACAGGGGAATGCTCACAGTGGTTTTTACAGCTGAAATAACTTTGCCATTGCGTCAATGTGTCCAGTTCCGCAGAGCAGGAAGGTGAGATAAGCACCCCCAATGTCCTCAAGCTCTCGTCTGACCTCCGACCTCTGATGTTCTGGATGTCAAATGCCACAGAGCTCCTGAACTTTTTCCAGGTCAAGGTGGAGGCCTTGGAGAAGGAGTGGGAGTTTGAAGGTGAAGCCTCGCAGAATCTTTGGAATGTAAAAACAAGAGCAgacacaaatgtttcatttatctCCAAAATTTCCATAAAAGCTCCGGGGGACCCGGTTCTCACGGCCGACATGGACACCTGCTCGGAAGCTTTGGCGCAGCTGGACGATGTGATTATGCACACCTTCCAACAGTGTGTGTATCACCTCACCAAGGTGACGAACACTTTCTGCACGCTAATAGACAAAAaagttattattttaaatgtgtgatttgAGTCAAGCCCAGTGCTCACAGAGACAGCAAAACTTAACTTACTTAAGGCttaatatactttttttttttttatttccatgattttcctggaGCTGTCTCACCACCACCcacaatttattttaattttttccaGCTGTGAGCAGCTCCTCTGTTTCCTTTGTGCTTTACATTCGGGGAGGACAGCGTGCATCGCAGCCAAATTGAACATCGCAGATATTAATCGTGCCTTCAGCTTTACTCTTCTGCCTTTTGTCGCCGTTTGTGCTAACCATCCGCACGCTAAAAATATAAACGAGCAAATGGGCCTGATTTACCAATTTACCAACATCAGCACCCACCAAGCGGGCCCACACCAAAGTTTCTAACATGTTCTAAAAGGAACATTATGACATTTGGATTTTTAAGTCTCAGCTTGCTGACTGTATAATGTTTTTGATTATATTCATCAGGGTAAAGTTAGCATTGGGTATCTTTATTATGCCCCTTTTCAAGGGAggaaaaatgatattttagCTATACAAATTTATTTCACACTGGTTCATGGGTGTATTAACGTTTCTCTTGCTCCACAAAGACCCTGTACTCTCTCCTTCCGGCTCTGTTGGACACCAACCCATTCTCCAGcgaggacaaggagaaggagaaggatgGAGCTCagggtgaggagggagaggagaagaggcgaggggaaggagaggtggacgATGTGTCCGCCTTGCCCCCGAAGGTGGCGGGCCTGGTGGAGGTGTACCGCTGCTCCCTGATGCTGTCGCGGGAGGCGTGTCTGTCTCCGCCCCTCACCTCTCAAACCTTCGGCTacctcttcttcttcaccaacacctccctgctcaaCACTTTGCTAGAGAGAggtgagaggtcaaaggtcaaaacaGCCGCTGTGAATAGAGCTGTGACGTGAATCTATCGCAGAATTACATCATTGGCGACATGTTTTATGATGCGGTTCTTCGTTCTCTTCCTTCCAAGATGGACTCTTCTCTTGGTCCAGAGCGGTCCAGATCCGTACAAACTTGGACCTGGTTCTGGACTGGCTGCAGGGGGCTGGACTGGGAGACATTGCCTCTGAGTTTATGAAAAAACTGTCAGCCACAGTCAACTTCCTGTGCATTCCCAAGACTCGGCTAATCCAGGTAATGGTGTCCACATTTGACGTGTATCTTCTGAGTCTGATGCGAATGTATAAAGTAATTTTGTTCCCTTTATCAATCCCTCGCCTTCTAGTCATCCTGGAGCAGTCTCCAGGAGGAGCACGTGTTGTTAAGTCCTTCCCAGTTGCACCATCTCCTCGCTAATTACAAACTGGGTCCGACCAGAGCCCCCCCGCCATGTTGGGCCCCTCCTCCGGCCACAGAGCTGACTGGAGGTAACATTCCAATTAGCAAATACACACAATGACACATGCGAGCAAGTGACCTTATCCGTTTCTTATCTTATCTTCAGACATCTTTGAAAGCTTCCTGGACCACCCTCCTCTGATCCTCCCAAATGAAACTCCTCGCCTCGACCTCTCCCAGCCAATCCCGAGcccagagctgctgaaggaggtgACCCGTCTCCGCACCTTCTTATGGGGCCTTGACCAAGACGAGCTGCCCGCCAATCAGAGGACTCGACTTTAAGGATAGCTATTAAAACACATATCAAACCACCATATCAAAAAAAGCAAACTGCTCATACGTTGTTGACATTTTCTTGTGtgattgttttctttcttccacGTCAAAAACATATCAAGTCATGTACTCTTTTAGATATTTTCGAGTATGGAAAATATAATGGTCACGTCTTTATAGATTTTATACCAGTAAAGAGCCCTTGTCTAATAAACCATTCAAG comes from the Takifugu rubripes chromosome 7, fTakRub1.2, whole genome shotgun sequence genome and includes:
- the rasip1 gene encoding ras-interacting protein 1 → MEGSGSPRSRKLHFPVGLWINSPRKHFAKLGGRWPSAISVKSTTSSDAASLHEAPSAPSSSLSNSTPSLASPIPSPSPSPAFLRPRPAGPQSRAKRLSHLFLRGRSNSDRDRAVGEREREVWAHSAAPSTHHYLPPASSSAPGLIKIYGDALSSGANYRSLLASVHSTARYLIAQVITRYIERERDEADDAVVQKYSPEDFLLCDVIGKPILQPDGAIKWETECRRSVAPWECPLLLVDMWRPKDGFERRFEIQRKEDYEREERDREKEWEREEENWQGVRWRRSRMSSGGGQEEAERGHRARNSELRRSISDMNLSLRRRQGNHMSKDPSGPGNRPSNNNGGVQDRKNIVSMINPQPGQIRAPKAEAKVGWTNQPVEDERDCSSCDLEVMSQSLILPPTDRPYFLLLQGYDQSKDFVLYIMVGHTHVFGRKPTMREREKDRERERKGKRPLKVETFLSAPDLLTRHLLVRRDSAVPGTPTGQALIRPFRGGAVTHNGAAIYREAVLRPGDVIGMGDHFLFLYRDPRVTPAPPLALTLPWQADIATTCCPSGLVDRQEALRQYLGSTDAVLKFHPRHADSLLQEIISKNSSPDSGGGPLAPAYLLSLMIDHASKHLDPALTPQILLKSANLIKEIVWDNIKEFGDKHPTQNSAEQEGEISTPNVLKLSSDLRPLMFWMSNATELLNFFQVKVEALEKEWEFEAPGDPVLTADMDTCSEALAQLDDVIMHTFQQCVYHLTKTLYSLLPALLDTNPFSSEDKEKEKDGAQGEEGEEKRRGEGEVDDVSALPPKVAGLVEVYRCSLMLSREACLSPPLTSQTFGYLFFFTNTSLLNTLLERDGLFSWSRAVQIRTNLDLVLDWLQGAGLGDIASEFMKKLSATVNFLCIPKTRLIQSSWSSLQEEHVLLSPSQLHHLLANYKLGPTRAPPPCWAPPPATELTGDIFESFLDHPPLILPNETPRLDLSQPIPSPELLKEVTRLRTFLWGLDQDELPANQRTRL